The genomic window ATACGGCGTTAAAGAACTCGGCGTAGTAATGTCCCCCGTAATAAAAACTTATTAGACCCTCGTATTTGATTTCTATTAACAATACTAGCAGAAAAAGTATAAGCGCCATGCCGAGCGTGATAACGAATAGTGTAAATCCGAGGCCGAGATACTTGCCGAATATGAATTCGTATCTCTTTATGGGTTTCGAGAAAATGTTGTACACGGTTTTTCTCTCCACCTCTTTATAAACGAGGCCTATGCCGAGGAAGACCGAGATCAGTATCCCGATTACGGATATGGCGGTGAGACCCAGGTCCTTGACAATCTTGTTATACTGCTCAGCCGATATGCTCGCGAATATGAGCGAGCTCAGGATCATTATTATCGCGAACAGTATCAGGCTGTAGAGCACCCTGTCCCTGATTGCCTCTATGAACGTATTGTGCGCGACGCTCAGTATTCTTCTCATCACGTTTTGATAGCCTCGATCAAACCGCGGCCTTTTACTTTTCCTTTTGCGGGCTCCCTTTTTTGGCTTCCTCCACGAAAAGCCCTTCGAGGGACTTCCTCAGCGGGTGTATGGACACTATCTCCGCAGACGTGCGCGTGACGGCTTCGAGGACCCTCCGTTTTATGTCTTCGTCGAATTTCAGCACTATGTATCCTGCTCTATGCTCCATCTCGACACTCAGGTCTTTTACGCATTGCTTGATTTCGTCGCCCGCTCCTTCGAGGTGCATTTCGTAGTTAGTGTGTATCTCTTTAAGCAGCTCCCCTATCTTTCCGATCTTTATCACCACACCCTCCATGATTATCCCCACCCTGTCGCAGAGCGCTTCCACGTCCGAGAGCATATGCGAGCTGAGGAGAATTGTCTTTCCCTTTCTTTTCTCTTCGAGTATCAGGTCTTTTATTTCCCTCCGTCCTATAGGGTCGAGCCCGCTCATCGGCTCGTCGAGTATCAGGAACTCCGGGTCGTTAATGAGCGCTTGGGCGATGCCGATTCGCTGCATCATGCCCTTCGAATATTTCCTCATCTGTACTTTTCTTGCATGATCCATCCTGACTTTCCCGAGCAGCTCGTCTATTTTTTCGTGGAGGTGTTTCCGTCTGAGTCCGTGGAGCTCGCCCATGTAATAAAGGAGCTCTTCTCCCGTGAGGTAATCGTAGAAATAAGGGTTCTCGGGCAGATAGCCTATCCTGCTTTTTGCGTCGGAGTTAGAATGCTCTTTGCCGAGCAGCTCTATCTTTCCTTCGGTAGGAGTGACGAATCCCAGGATCGATTTGAATGTCGTCGTCTTTCCGGCGCCGTTAGGCCCGACGAAGCCGAACACCTCGCCCTTGGAGACGTCGAAGGATACGTTCTTGAGGACGCGCGTCTTC from Thermodesulfobacteriota bacterium includes these protein-coding regions:
- a CDS encoding ABC transporter permease, whose translation is MRRILSVAHNTFIEAIRDRVLYSLILFAIIMILSSLIFASISAEQYNKIVKDLGLTAISVIGILISVFLGIGLVYKEVERKTVYNIFSKPIKRYEFIFGKYLGLGFTLFVITLGMALILFLLVLLIEIKYEGLISFYYGGHYYAEFFNAVYFEYLEFLVVIGIALVFSSFTTPVLSALFTFFAIAIGRFSSDVRLFAEEVKSPVSALFSEAVYRIIPNLEKFDVRSEAVYGGVINPDLILYTTVYAVIYTLALLILATVIFERKEFK
- a CDS encoding ABC transporter ATP-binding protein; translated protein: MSEAILNITNLVKDYKTGFTGKKTRVLKNVSFDVSKGEVFGFVGPNGAGKTTTFKSILGFVTPTEGKIELLGKEHSNSDAKSRIGYLPENPYFYDYLTGEELLYYMGELHGLRRKHLHEKIDELLGKVRMDHARKVQMRKYSKGMMQRIGIAQALINDPEFLILDEPMSGLDPIGRREIKDLILEEKRKGKTILLSSHMLSDVEALCDRVGIIMEGVVIKIGKIGELLKEIHTNYEMHLEGAGDEIKQCVKDLSVEMEHRAGYIVLKFDEDIKRRVLEAVTRTSAEIVSIHPLRKSLEGLFVEEAKKGSPQKEK